The Trinickia acidisoli genome includes a window with the following:
- a CDS encoding M15 family metallopeptidase: MIAVALAAYFAVAVTIAALFLLPPARAALMSAALALHRRMSLRTTRGISHVRIGIDKSVRISHGALIDTKKILIRRRLLILITAGILAAPPLIAIALRGRQLFQFDGTARVPDEKIAALLNGEQLVPPPPLPPEVFETKEVEQVRPALRDASRDWNLLDADFRTRLLLVYKIMREQYGYELVLLEGYRSPERQNRLAKLGGVTNAAAYQSYHQYGLAADNAFLRDGKVVISEKDPYAMRGYELYGQTAEQVGLTWGGRWKLRDFGHVEYHKPGFVLGRKPIGTVAGE; this comes from the coding sequence TTGATTGCCGTCGCACTCGCCGCTTATTTCGCCGTCGCTGTCACCATCGCGGCATTGTTCCTATTGCCTCCAGCGCGTGCCGCGCTAATGTCGGCCGCACTCGCATTACATCGACGCATGTCGCTTCGTACTACGCGTGGGATCTCACATGTTCGTATCGGAATCGATAAATCAGTAAGAATTTCTCATGGCGCGCTTATTGATACGAAAAAAATACTGATTCGCCGACGCTTGCTGATTTTGATTACGGCGGGTATCCTTGCGGCGCCGCCATTGATTGCAATTGCATTGCGCGGCCGCCAATTGTTTCAGTTCGATGGCACTGCTCGCGTACCGGACGAAAAAATCGCTGCTTTGCTCAATGGCGAGCAGCTCGTTCCGCCGCCGCCGTTGCCGCCCGAGGTCTTCGAGACGAAGGAAGTCGAACAGGTCCGTCCGGCATTGCGTGACGCCAGCCGCGATTGGAATTTGCTGGATGCCGATTTCAGAACCCGCCTATTGCTCGTCTACAAGATCATGCGTGAGCAGTACGGATACGAATTGGTGTTGTTGGAAGGTTATCGGAGCCCGGAGAGGCAAAACCGGCTCGCGAAACTGGGAGGCGTGACCAATGCAGCCGCCTATCAGAGCTATCACCAATACGGGCTTGCCGCCGACAACGCCTTTTTGCGCGACGGCAAAGTCGTCATTTCCGAGAAAGATCCCTATGCCATGCGCGGCTACGAACTCTATGGTCAAACGGCCGAACAAGTCGGCTTGACATGGGGCGGACGGTGGAAATTGAGAGATTTCGGACACGTTGAATATCACAAACCCGGATTCGTCCTAGGACGCAAGCCAATCGGCACGGTCGCCGGGGAATAG
- a CDS encoding thiamine phosphate synthase, protein MPLDPPLPDLLLITPEPPEAASMDVFFDHLRHAVAGGIALVQLRAKQRDALAYRRLAEQVCAVCHRYGARVVLNGPLDSLDELDADGLHLPSARLMQSSARPFGPSKLLSAACHSREQLLHAKRIGVDFVTLSPVLPTTSHPGEPTLGWTSFAALAASVTVPIYALGGMTRESVATAREHGAHGIAGISAFW, encoded by the coding sequence ATGCCGCTCGATCCGCCCCTTCCCGATCTGCTTCTGATTACGCCCGAGCCGCCCGAGGCGGCGAGCATGGACGTTTTTTTCGATCACCTGCGCCACGCCGTGGCGGGCGGCATCGCGCTCGTGCAATTGCGCGCGAAGCAACGCGATGCACTCGCGTATCGGCGTCTGGCCGAGCAAGTCTGCGCGGTCTGTCATCGGTACGGCGCGCGAGTCGTATTGAACGGGCCGCTCGACAGCTTGGACGAACTCGATGCCGACGGTCTTCATTTGCCGAGCGCACGCCTCATGCAATCGAGCGCGCGGCCGTTCGGCCCATCGAAGCTGCTCTCGGCGGCATGCCATTCGCGTGAGCAACTGTTGCATGCCAAGCGTATCGGCGTGGACTTCGTCACGCTTTCTCCCGTGTTGCCGACGACGAGCCACCCCGGCGAGCCCACGCTCGGTTGGACCTCGTTCGCGGCGCTGGCTGCGTCGGTCACGGTGCCGATTTACGCGCTTGGCGGCATGACGCGCGAATCGGTCGCGACGGCACGCGAGCACGGCGCGCATGGCATTGCGGGCATCTCGGCTTTTTGGTGA
- a CDS encoding GNAT family N-acetyltransferase: MTDRIGANAESGQRCADDASGCLCLRPANDSDRAFLYGVFESTRAEEFAKTGWGPERVAALLAEQFSMQDTYYRRHYPHGRFDVIMLGETAVGRLYHDWHGSEARLIDIALLPVHRGAGLGTRLLRAFVAQAVSRGLSIVLYVEVDNRVQALYRRLGFETIGESGVYLQMRRPAVPLVDECVTPVNGLALDVVV, from the coding sequence ATGACCGATCGCATCGGCGCAAACGCGGAATCGGGGCAGCGTTGTGCAGACGATGCAAGCGGTTGTTTGTGCTTACGGCCTGCGAACGACAGTGACCGTGCGTTCCTATACGGCGTTTTCGAAAGCACGCGCGCGGAAGAATTCGCGAAAACGGGGTGGGGCCCCGAGCGCGTCGCGGCGCTGCTTGCCGAACAATTCTCCATGCAGGACACGTATTACCGCCGCCATTATCCGCACGGGCGATTCGATGTGATCATGCTCGGCGAGACTGCGGTCGGCCGTCTTTATCACGATTGGCATGGCAGCGAGGCGCGCTTGATCGACATCGCGCTGTTGCCCGTGCATCGCGGGGCGGGGCTCGGAACGCGGCTGTTGCGCGCGTTCGTAGCGCAAGCGGTGAGCAGGGGGCTGAGTATCGTGCTGTACGTCGAGGTGGACAACCGGGTGCAGGCGCTGTATCGCAGGCTCGGGTTCGAGACGATTGGCGAGAGCGGGGTGTACCTGCAGATGCGGCGCCCCGCCGTGCCTTTGGTCGACGAGTGCGTAACACCTGTGAATGGGCTCGCGCTCGACGTCGTGGTGTGA
- a CDS encoding phage tail protein codes for MSDPFLGEIRMVGFTYAPAGWAFCQGQTVAISQNNALFALLGVTYGGNGVQTFQLPDMRGRSPVGQGQGLGLTNILIGEVAGTENVTLTMQNLPAHTHTASVTGGGAVTGSIAIPATTSTTAQSEGAVPGTSTVLGPISVSGHQGELYSTAASNTTLAPFNVNLQGTAPTIQNSVTGSSLPFSLRNPYLGINFIIALTGVFPSRG; via the coding sequence ATGAGTGATCCGTTTCTCGGTGAAATCCGCATGGTGGGCTTTACCTATGCGCCTGCAGGCTGGGCGTTCTGCCAGGGCCAAACGGTCGCGATTTCGCAGAACAACGCGTTGTTTGCGCTGCTCGGTGTGACCTACGGCGGCAACGGCGTGCAGACGTTCCAATTGCCGGATATGCGCGGCCGCTCCCCGGTGGGCCAAGGCCAGGGCTTGGGGCTGACGAACATCCTCATCGGCGAGGTCGCCGGGACGGAGAACGTCACGCTGACGATGCAGAACTTGCCGGCGCATACGCATACGGCGTCGGTAACGGGCGGCGGCGCCGTGACGGGGTCGATCGCGATTCCCGCCACGACGAGCACCACGGCGCAAAGCGAGGGTGCGGTGCCGGGGACCAGCACCGTGCTGGGGCCGATCAGCGTTAGCGGTCACCAGGGCGAGCTGTACAGCACGGCGGCGTCGAACACGACGCTTGCGCCTTTCAACGTGAATCTGCAAGGTACGGCGCCGACGATTCAAAACAGCGTGACCGGCTCCAGCTTGCCGTTCTCGCTGCGTAATCCGTATCTAGGCATCAACTTCATCATCGCGCTGACGGGCGTTTTTCCGTCGCGCGGGTAA
- a CDS encoding DUF4347 domain-containing protein yields MKFAASLSKLLAALRASDTNARTEGAAVPAPLIVALEPRIVYDASAASIGAAAAAAQHHPMHAETHAQTHAATTPAAAQNVSATSVATSAGTAAAAAAGTSGSAASMRAVYGFTTAGHTQGTNGDGTQGIVATPRHGYTVASSNDGSVSAATMRTVHGFTDAVTASTDTQVVFIDSNVTDYQTLIAGLPAGTQYVVLSSSTDGLAQIAQYLEQHPGVSSIHLVSHGADGEIQVGSTWLNEGDLSAYSAELAQIGAAMKPGGDFLIYGCDVAQEADGQLLVQQIASITHLNVAASTTAVGAASLGGSWSLDYDVGDVTTSVIFSQASEAKYADLLGQTVETYDAYANGGNGETIASYVTSFTLDGLTYTTDGAVLTGVFTSNQGAPLSTSSSDGVLMINQPGDTPMTEVTITLANGDPMAVTSFDFDEGLSNGTIELLPNGSATGEITLSGSQLSGHIDLSSYSQFKDVSSIEILDVGDTGYFTPSLNNFTYVDLSSPPALTASGGSSAFTAADNATSTPVTVDSGITLTDGDSSTATSATVSVTGNFHSGEDQLAFTNTNATTYGNISSSYNSITGVLTLTSSAGSATTAQWQAALEAVTYTDTAVTPNTATRTISFEITSDGYTAGNTVTKTVTVADTDQTPVVTTTGGTTTYDLGTSATSIDGSISVTDRDNTTQSSGTVSISNDFQSGDTLAFTNTSATTYGNISVQSYDAATGVLTLTSSDATATDAQWSAALSAVKFSTTSTTTGDRTISFATSDGTKTSTAATDFVNVVNPINVTADSGSAAFVAGDNATSTPVAVDSGLTVSDTATNNLTSATVAITGNFASGEDRLAFTNTNATTYGNIAASYSAGTGVLTLTSSSSSATVAQWQAALDAVTYTDTAITPNNTTRTISFSATDSLGNTSATATRTVTVTDTDQTPVVTTTGGTTLSYVGGTSAATIDGSVSVSDRDNTTQSSGTVSITSGFSSGDTLSFTNTSSVQFGNIAVQSYDASTGVLTLTSSSNSATDAQWASALSAVTFSSTSTTYGNRTVSFVTNDGTENSAAVTDTINITAPPTITADSGSASFVAGDNATSAPVAVDSGLTVTDGSASTLASATVSITGNFHSGEDQLAFTNTNATTYGNIAASYSAGTGVLTLTSSSNSATLAQWQAALDAVTYTDTAITPNNATRTISFSATDTGATTSNTATRTVTVTDTDQTPIVTTTGGTTLSYVGGTSAATIDGSVSVSDRDNTTQSSGTVSITSGFSSGDTLSFTNTSSVQFGNIAVQSYDASTGVLTLTSSSNSATDAQWASALSAVTFSSTSTTYGNRTVSFVTNDGTENSAAVTDTVDVLGPPTITTDSGSASFVAGDNATSAPVAVDSGLTVTDGSASTLASATVSITGNFHSGEDQLAFTNTNATTYGNIAASYSAGTGVLTLTSSSNSATLAQWQAALDAVTYTDTAITPNNTTRTISFSATDTGATTSNTATRTVTVTDTDQTPIVTTTGGTTLSYVGGTSAATIDGSVSVSDRDNTTQSSGTVSITSGFSSGDTLSFTNTSSVQFGNIAVQSYDASTGVLTLTSSSNSATDAQWASALSAVTFSSTSTTYGNRTVSFVTNDGTENSAAATDTINITAPPTITTDSGSASFVAGDNATSAPVAVDSGLTVTDGSASTLASATVSITGNFHSGEDQLAFTNTNATTYGNISASYSSGTGVLALSSSGNSATLAQWQAALDAVTYTDTAITPNNATRTVSFSVTDIGSTTSNTATRTVTVTDTDQTPVVTTTSGTTLSYVGGTSAATIDGSVTVTDRDNTTQSSGTVSITTGFNSGDTLSFTNTSSTQFGNIQGSYDASTGVLTLTSEGATSSDAQWADAFSAVTFSTSASATPGNRTISFLTNDGEKNSAVATDTVDVLGPPTITTDSGSASFVAGDNSISTPVTVDLDVSVTDGSASTLASATVAITGNFHSGEDVLAFTNTSSATYGNIAVDSYNASTGVLRLTSSGVSATISQWQAALEAVTYTDTAVTPNDATRTISFSVIDTGATTSNTATRTVTVTDTDQTPIVTTTGGTTNYVNGATATIVNPNVTVTDLDNSAQSSGTVSITSDFHSGDVLAFTNNGSTMGNISASYDSTTGVLTLTSSDSSATDAQWASALSAVTFSSSGGNFGDRTISFTTNDGTENSAAATATVSVLDAPHVTTDSGSASFVAGDNTTSTPIVVSPGLTLTDASVTAHTTALSSATVTVTGGFHAGQDVLAFTNDGSTMGNIQASYDASTGVLTLTSASNSASMSDWQAALASITYTDTAVVPNNTTRTISFMVSDSDGTASLAQTRSVTVTDTDQTPTLTVGGSATFTSQLVGSAPVVVAPDVAVGDRDPNAVLTSAQVTISSGFDALHDTLAFAGGAGSGFTGTYDASTGVLTLTWTGTGSASLSKWQAALESVTYSNSAQGASGTRTVTFTITDGVKTSAVASNTVTILKGPSGGPPTASLPLPPPPTIDVPDFPQPSSFYPTGSDNTAPPDVLTELGNTLPIGLVPIVSTMTFSDPDVSSSGFSLDRATVSRFDATALDATLAVTPSSDMPSSLSDIDVSVPEHDPFSIEVATLLPPSAAMQGGDLTVRLADGRSLPGWLHYDAANGVLRGKVPPGVEDVHIVVEVRDASGHVARREVVLAPHTHRTAHEVTHPHHQHSQLHPKANGHAARDLTQPLAARAGRPVVGKPSLDQQFAQARAALHVSRPVSVAARRT; encoded by the coding sequence ATGAAATTCGCCGCCAGCCTCTCGAAGCTTCTCGCCGCGTTGCGCGCCTCCGACACGAACGCGCGCACTGAAGGCGCCGCCGTGCCCGCGCCGCTGATCGTCGCGCTCGAGCCGCGCATCGTCTACGACGCATCGGCCGCGTCCATTGGTGCCGCCGCCGCCGCGGCTCAGCATCATCCGATGCACGCCGAGACGCATGCGCAGACGCACGCCGCGACCACGCCCGCCGCGGCGCAAAACGTCTCGGCGACGAGCGTCGCGACGTCGGCGGGGACAGCGGCCGCAGCCGCTGCGGGGACCTCCGGTTCGGCCGCCTCGATGCGCGCGGTGTACGGCTTTACGACGGCGGGCCATACGCAGGGCACGAACGGGGACGGCACGCAGGGCATCGTTGCCACGCCGCGGCACGGCTACACGGTTGCGTCGTCGAACGACGGGTCGGTTTCCGCGGCCACGATGCGCACGGTGCATGGCTTCACCGATGCGGTGACTGCGTCGACGGACACGCAGGTCGTCTTCATCGATTCGAACGTCACCGATTACCAAACGCTGATCGCGGGGCTGCCTGCGGGGACGCAATACGTCGTGCTCAGTTCGTCGACGGACGGGCTCGCGCAGATCGCACAGTATCTCGAGCAGCATCCGGGCGTGAGCTCGATCCATCTCGTATCGCACGGGGCGGACGGCGAAATCCAGGTCGGCAGCACGTGGCTCAACGAAGGCGACTTGTCGGCGTACAGCGCCGAGCTCGCGCAGATCGGCGCGGCGATGAAGCCCGGCGGCGATTTTCTGATTTACGGCTGCGATGTGGCCCAAGAGGCCGATGGCCAATTGCTCGTGCAGCAGATCGCATCGATCACGCATTTGAACGTCGCGGCCTCGACGACCGCGGTCGGCGCTGCCTCGCTCGGCGGCAGTTGGTCGCTCGACTACGACGTCGGCGACGTCACCACGTCCGTCATCTTTTCGCAGGCGAGTGAGGCGAAGTACGCCGACTTGCTCGGGCAGACCGTCGAGACGTACGACGCGTACGCGAACGGCGGCAACGGCGAGACGATCGCCAGCTATGTGACTTCCTTCACGCTGGACGGCCTCACCTATACGACCGACGGCGCAGTGCTGACCGGTGTCTTTACCAGCAACCAAGGCGCGCCGCTCAGCACATCCTCATCCGACGGCGTGCTGATGATCAATCAGCCCGGCGACACCCCGATGACGGAAGTGACGATCACGCTCGCGAACGGCGATCCGATGGCCGTGACGAGCTTCGATTTCGACGAGGGCCTGAGCAACGGCACGATCGAGCTTTTGCCGAATGGCAGCGCGACGGGAGAGATCACGCTCAGTGGCTCGCAGTTGAGTGGGCACATCGATTTGTCGTCGTACAGCCAGTTCAAGGACGTCAGCTCGATCGAGATTCTCGACGTGGGCGACACAGGTTATTTCACGCCGTCACTGAACAACTTCACCTATGTCGATCTGTCGTCTCCGCCCGCCTTGACGGCCTCTGGCGGCAGTTCGGCGTTCACGGCGGCCGACAACGCAACGTCGACACCGGTTACCGTCGATTCGGGCATTACGCTGACCGATGGCGATTCGTCGACGGCCACGAGTGCTACCGTTTCGGTCACGGGCAACTTCCATAGCGGCGAGGATCAGCTCGCGTTCACGAACACGAACGCGACGACCTACGGCAACATCTCGAGTTCGTACAACTCGATCACGGGCGTGTTGACGCTGACGTCGTCGGCGGGCAGCGCAACGACTGCGCAATGGCAAGCCGCGTTGGAGGCTGTCACGTATACCGACACCGCGGTCACGCCGAATACGGCGACGCGCACGATCAGTTTCGAGATCACGAGCGATGGCTACACGGCCGGCAACACCGTGACGAAGACGGTGACCGTTGCCGATACCGATCAAACGCCGGTCGTCACGACGACGGGTGGCACGACGACGTATGACCTCGGCACGTCCGCCACGTCGATCGACGGCAGTATCTCCGTCACCGATCGCGACAACACGACGCAATCGTCGGGCACGGTTTCGATCAGCAACGACTTTCAGAGCGGCGACACGCTCGCGTTCACGAACACGAGCGCGACGACCTACGGCAACATTTCCGTTCAGTCGTACGACGCGGCGACGGGCGTGTTGACGTTGACGTCCTCGGATGCGACGGCAACTGACGCGCAATGGTCGGCTGCCTTGTCGGCAGTGAAGTTCTCGACCACGAGCACGACGACCGGCGATCGTACGATCTCGTTCGCGACGAGCGACGGCACGAAAACCAGCACGGCCGCCACCGATTTCGTCAACGTCGTGAACCCCATCAACGTGACGGCCGATTCGGGCTCGGCGGCGTTCGTGGCCGGCGACAACGCGACGTCGACGCCTGTCGCCGTCGATTCGGGGCTGACCGTGAGCGATACGGCCACGAACAACCTCACCTCGGCGACGGTTGCGATCACGGGCAACTTCGCGAGCGGCGAGGATAGGCTCGCGTTCACGAACACGAACGCGACGACCTACGGCAATATCGCCGCCTCGTACAGCGCGGGGACGGGTGTGCTGACGCTCACGTCGTCGAGCTCCTCGGCCACGGTGGCGCAGTGGCAGGCGGCATTGGACGCGGTGACCTATACCGATACGGCGATCACGCCGAACAACACGACGCGTACGATCAGCTTCTCGGCGACCGACAGCTTGGGCAACACGAGCGCCACGGCTACGCGCACGGTCACGGTGACCGACACCGATCAAACGCCGGTGGTGACGACGACGGGCGGCACGACGTTGAGCTACGTGGGCGGTACGTCGGCCGCCACGATCGACGGCAGCGTTTCCGTCAGCGACCGAGACAACACGACGCAATCGTCGGGCACCGTCTCGATCACCTCGGGCTTTAGCAGCGGCGATACGCTTTCGTTCACGAATACGAGTTCGGTGCAGTTCGGCAACATCGCCGTGCAGTCGTACGACGCGTCGACGGGGGTGCTGACGCTGACTTCGTCCAGCAACTCGGCGACCGACGCGCAGTGGGCCAGTGCCTTGAGCGCGGTGACGTTCTCGAGCACGAGCACGACGTACGGCAATCGCACGGTTTCGTTCGTGACGAACGACGGCACGGAAAACAGCGCCGCGGTGACCGACACAATCAATATCACGGCTCCGCCGACGATCACGGCCGACTCGGGCTCGGCTTCGTTCGTTGCGGGCGACAACGCGACATCGGCGCCGGTGGCAGTCGATTCGGGCTTGACGGTGACGGACGGCAGCGCATCGACGTTGGCATCGGCGACGGTCTCGATCACGGGCAACTTCCACAGCGGCGAGGATCAGCTCGCGTTCACGAACACGAACGCGACGACCTACGGCAATATCGCCGCCTCGTACAGCGCGGGGACGGGCGTGCTCACGCTCACGTCGTCGAGCAATAGCGCCACGCTCGCGCAGTGGCAGGCGGCATTGGACGCGGTGACCTACACCGATACGGCGATCACGCCGAACAACGCGACGCGTACGATCAGCTTCTCGGCGACCGACACAGGCGCCACGACAAGCAATACGGCTACGCGCACCGTTACGGTGACCGACACGGACCAAACGCCGATCGTGACGACGACGGGTGGCACGACGTTGAGTTACGTGGGCGGTACGTCGGCCGCCACGATCGACGGCAGCGTTTCCGTCAGCGACCGAGACAACACGACGCAATCGTCGGGTACCGTTTCGATCACCTCGGGCTTTAGCAGCGGCGATACGCTTTCGTTCACGAATACGAGTTCGGTGCAGTTCGGCAACATCGCCGTGCAGTCGTATGACGCGTCGACGGGGGTGCTGACGCTGACTTCGTCCAGCAACTCGGCGACCGACGCGCAGTGGGCCAGTGCCTTGAGCGCGGTGACGTTCTCGAGCACGAGCACGACGTACGGCAACCGCACGGTTTCGTTCGTGACGAACGACGGCACGGAAAACAGCGCCGCGGTGACCGACACGGTGGACGTGCTGGGGCCGCCGACGATCACGACCGACTCGGGCTCGGCTTCGTTCGTTGCGGGCGACAACGCGACATCGGCGCCGGTGGCAGTCGATTCGGGCTTGACGGTGACGGACGGCAGCGCATCGACGTTGGCATCGGCGACGGTCTCGATCACGGGCAACTTCCACAGCGGCGAGGATCAGCTCGCGTTCACGAACACGAACGCGACGACCTACGGCAATATCGCCGCCTCGTACAGCGCGGGGACGGGCGTGCTCACGCTCACGTCGTCGAGCAATAGCGCCACGCTCGCGCAGTGGCAGGCGGCATTGGACGCGGTGACCTACACCGATACGGCGATCACGCCGAACAACACGACGCGTACGATCAGCTTCTCGGCGACCGACACAGGCGCCACGACAAGCAATACGGCTACGCGCACCGTTACGGTGACCGATACGGACCAAACGCCGATCGTGACGACGACGGGTGGCACGACGTTGAGTTACGTGGGCGGTACGTCGGCTGCCACGATCGACGGCAGCGTTTCCGTCAGCGACCGAGACAACACGACGCAATCGTCGGGTACCGTCTCGATCACCTCGGGCTTTAGCAGCGGCGATACGCTTTCGTTCACGAATACGAGTTCGGTGCAGTTCGGCAACATCGCCGTGCAGTCGTATGACGCGTCGACGGGGGTGCTGACGCTGACTTCGTCCAGCAACTCGGCGACCGACGCGCAGTGGGCCAGTGCCTTGAGCGCGGTGACGTTCTCGAGCACGAGCACGACGTACGGCAATCGCACGGTTTCGTTCGTGACGAACGACGGCACGGAAAACAGCGCCGCGGCGACCGACACAATCAATATCACGGCTCCGCCGACGATCACGACCGACTCGGGCTCGGCTTCGTTCGTTGCGGGCGACAACGCGACATCGGCGCCGGTGGCAGTCGATTCGGGCTTGACGGTGACGGACGGCAGCGCATCGACGTTGGCATCGGCGACGGTCTCGATCACGGGCAACTTCCACAGCGGCGAGGATCAGCTTGCGTTCACGAACACGAACGCGACGACCTACGGCAATATCTCTGCGTCGTACAGCTCAGGGACGGGCGTACTCGCGCTGAGTTCGTCGGGCAACAGTGCCACGCTCGCGCAGTGGCAGGCGGCATTGGACGCGGTGACCTACACCGATACGGCGATCACGCCGAACAACGCGACGCGCACGGTCAGCTTCTCGGTGACCGACATAGGCAGCACGACAAGCAACACGGCCACGCGCACGGTGACGGTGACCGACACCGATCAAACGCCGGTGGTAACGACGACGAGCGGCACGACGTTGAGCTACGTGGGTGGGACGTCGGCTGCCACGATCGACGGCAGTGTCACGGTCACCGATCGCGACAACACGACGCAATCGTCGGGCACCGTCTCGATCACCACGGGCTTCAACAGCGGCGACACGCTTTCGTTCACGAACACGAGTTCGACGCAGTTCGGCAATATTCAGGGTTCCTACGACGCAAGCACGGGCGTGCTGACGCTGACGTCCGAGGGCGCGACTTCCTCCGATGCTCAGTGGGCCGACGCGTTCTCCGCCGTGACGTTCTCGACGAGTGCGAGCGCCACGCCGGGCAATCGCACGATTTCGTTCTTGACGAACGACGGCGAGAAAAACAGCGCCGTGGCGACCGACACGGTGGACGTGCTCGGGCCGCCGACGATCACGACCGATTCGGGCTCGGCCTCATTCGTCGCGGGCGACAATTCGATCTCGACGCCGGTGACGGTCGATTTGGACGTGAGCGTGACGGACGGCAGCGCGTCGACGTTGGCGTCGGCCACGGTCGCGATCACGGGCAACTTCCACAGCGGCGAGGACGTGCTCGCGTTCACGAACACCAGTTCGGCGACGTACGGCAACATCGCCGTCGATTCGTACAACGCGTCGACGGGGGTGCTCAGGCTGACATCCTCCGGTGTCTCGGCGACGATCTCGCAATGGCAGGCGGCGCTTGAAGCGGTGACCTACACCGATACGGCCGTGACGCCGAACGACGCGACGCGTACGATCAGCTTCTCGGTAATAGACACAGGCGCCACGACGAGCAACACAGCCACGCGCACCGTCACCGTGACCGACACCGACCAAACGCCGATCGTGACGACGACGGGCGGCACGACGAACTACGTCAACGGCGCGACGGCGACGATCGTCAATCCGAACGTGACCGTGACCGACCTCGACAACTCGGCGCAATCGTCGGGCACGGTGTCGATCACGAGCGATTTCCACAGCGGCGACGTGCTCGCATTCACGAACAACGGCTCGACGATGGGCAACATTTCGGCATCGTACGACTCGACGACGGGCGTGCTCACGCTGACCTCGTCCGACAGCTCGGCGACCGACGCGCAGTGGGCGAGTGCATTGAGCGCGGTGACGTTCTCGAGCAGCGGCGGGAACTTCGGTGATCGCACCATTTCGTTCACGACGAATGACGGCACGGAAAACAGCGCCGCGGCCACCGCGACCGTCTCCGTGCTCGATGCGCCGCATGTGACGACCGATTCGGGCTCCGCTTCGTTCGTCGCCGGCGACAATACGACCTCGACGCCGATCGTCGTATCGCCGGGTTTGACGCTGACCGATGCGAGCGTGACAGCGCACACCACGGCGCTGTCGTCGGCGACGGTCACGGTCACGGGCGGCTTCCATGCCGGGCAAGACGTGCTCGCGTTCACGAACGACGGCTCGACGATGGGCAACATCCAGGCCAGCTACGACGCGAGCACGGGCGTACTCACGCTGACCTCGGCGAGCAACAGTGCTTCGATGTCGGATTGGCAAGCGGCGCTCGCGTCGATCACCTACACGGATACCGCGGTCGTGCCCAACAACACGACGCGCACGATCAGCTTCATGGTGTCGGACAGCGACGGCACGGCGAGCCTCGCGCAAACGCGCAGCGTGACGGTGACCGACACCGATCAGACGCCGACGCTCACAGTGGGCGGCAGCGCGACGTTCACGTCGCAACTGGTCGGCTCGGCACCGGTGGTCGTGGCGCCGGACGTCGCGGTTGGCGATCGCGACCCCAACGCGGTGCTGACTTCGGCGCAAGTGACGATCAGCAGTGGTTTCGATGCGCTGCACGATACGCTCGCATTTGCCGGCGGCGCGGGGAGCGGATTCACCGGCACCTACGACGCCAGTACCGGTGTGCTGACGTTGACATGGACGGGCACCGGCTCGGCTTCGCTCTCGAAGTGGCAAGCCGCGCTGGAATCGGTCACGTATTCGAATTCGGCGCAAGGCGCGAGCGGCACCCGTACCGTGACGTTCACGATTACCGACGGCGTGAAGACGAGCGCCGTCGCATCGAATACGGTTACGATTCTCAAGGGGCCCTCGGGCGGGCCGCCGACCGCGTCGTTGCCGCTGCCGCCGCCACCCACGATCGATGTGCCTGATTTTCCGCAGCCGTCGTCCTTTTATCCGACGGGTTCCGACAACACCGCGCCGCCCGACGTGCTCACCGAACTCGGGAACACGCTGCCGATCGGCTTGGTGCCCATCGTTTCGACGATGACGTTCTCGGACCCGGACGTGTCGTCCAGCGGCTTCTCGCTCGACCGCGCGACGGTGTCGCGCTTCGATGCCACCGCGTTGGATGCGACGCTCGCCGTGACGCCGTCGTCCGACATGCCCAGCTCGCTGTCCGACATTGACGTTTCCGTGCCGGAACACGATCCGTTCTCCATCGAAGTGGCGACGCTCCTGCCGCCGTCGGCGGCCATGCAAGGCGGGGACCTCACCGTTCGTCTCGCCGATGGCCGCTCGCTGCCCGGTTGGCTGCATTACGATGCGGCGAACGGGGTACTGCGCGGCAAGGTGCCGCCCGGCGTGGAAGACGTGCACATCGTCGTCGAGGTACGCGATGCATCCGGCCACGTCGCGCGTCGCGAAGTCGTGCTTGCACCGCATACTCACCGCACGGCGCATGAGGTCACGCATCCGCATCATCAGCATTCGCAGTTGCACCCGAAAGCGAACGGCCATGCGGCCCGCGATCTCACGCAGCCGCTCGCCGCGCGCGCGGGGCGCCCCGTCGTAGGCAAGCCGTCGCTCGATCAGCAATTCGCGCAGGCGCGCGCGGCGCTGCACGTGTCGCGTCCCGTCAGCGTTGCCGCCCGTCGCACATGA